In Haladaptatus paucihalophilus DX253, the following proteins share a genomic window:
- a CDS encoding DUF998 domain-containing protein, translating to MRLSRAGAAMFLAGGISFMGIITGEVLYPDYSTRQDISDLGSTQPPNPIIHEPSATIFNSTMLVTGALLLVAAYFLHRSTGRRVLTIPLAVFGFGVFGVGVFPGNVVPWHGLFALLTFFSGGITVVLSSRVVTRPFKYFCLLFGVISLATLVSVFVLQEANPLNVLGSGGVERWVAYPLLLWVTGFGGYLLGDPDVSS from the coding sequence ATGAGGTTGTCGAGAGCGGGTGCCGCCATGTTCCTCGCCGGGGGGATTTCGTTCATGGGCATCATCACGGGGGAGGTTCTTTATCCGGACTACTCGACCAGACAGGACATCAGCGACCTCGGTTCCACGCAACCGCCGAACCCTATTATCCACGAGCCATCGGCGACCATCTTCAACAGCACGATGCTCGTGACGGGTGCACTGCTTCTCGTCGCCGCCTACTTCCTCCACCGGTCAACGGGACGGCGCGTCCTCACGATACCCCTCGCCGTGTTCGGGTTCGGGGTCTTCGGCGTCGGCGTGTTCCCCGGCAACGTCGTTCCGTGGCACGGCCTCTTCGCCCTGCTCACGTTCTTCAGCGGCGGTATCACCGTCGTCCTCTCCTCTCGCGTCGTCACGCGCCCGTTCAAGTACTTCTGTCTGCTGTTCGGCGTGATATCGCTGGCGACGCTAGTGAGCGTGTTCGTTCTGCAGGAAGCGAATCCGCTGAACGTCCTCGGGTCCGGCGGCGTCGAACGGTGGGTGGCGTACCCGCTGTTGCTCTGGGTCACCGGGTTCGGCGGATATCTGCTTGGCGACCCCGACGTGAGTTCGTGA
- a CDS encoding universal stress protein produces the protein MTKRILVPIDGSPLSSKALEVALSDYPDADVTVLHVMDPIGSGFNIVEVMRPKFRDGAPPGSVSIEYWNEWYESARAKATKLFDKAQEIADEFDVTLRTETEFGEPKHVIVEYAEEHDTDRIVLGSHGRAGATRLVLGSVAETVTRRASMPVLVVK, from the coding sequence ATGACGAAGCGAATCCTCGTTCCCATCGACGGGTCGCCGCTCTCGTCGAAGGCGCTCGAAGTGGCGCTGTCCGACTACCCGGACGCCGACGTGACGGTCCTGCACGTCATGGACCCCATCGGGTCCGGATTCAACATCGTCGAGGTGATGCGACCGAAGTTCCGGGACGGTGCCCCGCCGGGGTCCGTCTCGATAGAGTACTGGAACGAGTGGTACGAGTCGGCCCGAGCAAAGGCGACGAAGCTGTTCGATAAGGCACAGGAAATCGCGGACGAATTCGACGTCACGCTACGAACCGAGACCGAGTTCGGCGAACCGAAACACGTCATCGTCGAGTACGCCGAGGAGCACGATACGGACCGCATCGTTCTCGGGAGCCACGGCCGGGCCGGTGCCACCCGGCTCGTCCTCGGAAGCGTCGCCGAGACGGTCACCCGCCGGGCGTCGATGCCCGTCCTCGTCGTGAAGTAG
- a CDS encoding alpha/beta fold hydrolase, with protein MNHHEFLDVATVTASGLVLRDATFFARSLDGPRLDETVVETRLALDEVETSGHREVTVATPAGGFRGAYCVWQWYGDDAPTLIFHHGSGEDPFDFGRFSSNSARRLFAAEDWSVPVNVILVRAPFHDRSSFSYARAMGALSNFVGMCAASTAMVEALTAAVRERGSPAVTVSGISLGGWVTNLHRSFHGTADRYAPIFAGAALGEMFATSAYRRMTAARARTDPDRLRDVLDFERAFRAATADCRPLLARYDRIIELDAQRSGYDGIPLTVIETGHVTGSLAASALREHVRTALDRPAARE; from the coding sequence ATGAACCACCACGAATTTCTGGACGTCGCCACGGTGACAGCGAGCGGACTAGTGCTTCGGGATGCGACGTTCTTCGCGCGGAGCCTCGACGGCCCACGACTGGACGAGACGGTTGTCGAAACTCGATTGGCCCTCGACGAGGTGGAGACGAGCGGCCACCGCGAGGTGACGGTCGCCACGCCCGCCGGTGGGTTCCGCGGTGCGTATTGCGTCTGGCAGTGGTACGGCGACGACGCGCCGACACTCATCTTCCACCACGGGAGCGGGGAGGACCCGTTCGATTTCGGCCGATTCAGCTCCAACTCGGCTCGGCGACTGTTCGCAGCCGAGGATTGGAGCGTCCCGGTGAACGTGATACTCGTCCGGGCACCGTTCCACGACCGGTCGAGTTTCAGCTACGCCCGTGCGATGGGCGCGCTTTCGAACTTCGTCGGGATGTGTGCCGCCTCGACAGCGATGGTCGAGGCGCTGACAGCGGCGGTGCGCGAGCGGGGTTCACCCGCCGTTACCGTCTCGGGCATCAGCCTCGGCGGCTGGGTGACGAACCTCCACCGGTCGTTTCACGGGACGGCTGACCGATACGCCCCCATCTTCGCGGGGGCCGCTCTCGGTGAGATGTTCGCCACGTCCGCCTATCGACGAATGACGGCGGCGCGGGCGCGAACCGACCCCGACCGCCTCCGAGACGTGCTCGATTTCGAGCGGGCGTTTCGAGCGGCCACCGCCGACTGTCGCCCTCTACTCGCCCGCTACGACAGGATAATCGAACTCGATGCGCAACGCTCCGGCTACGACGGTATCCCCCTCACCGTCATCGAAACCGGACACGTCACCGGGTCGCTCGCCGCGTCCGCCCTCAGGGAACACGTGCGGACGGCGCTCGACCGACCGGCCGCCCGTGAGTGA
- a CDS encoding zinc ribbon domain-containing protein translates to MGYGHSQKRPWLAVVLGVVVTGLGHAYLGRWRRAVAWLSVDLGVATFVTPEVTLQALATGAQLPTAELVPIFAVTSISIADAYLLAHRAGSNSPSDDESGTERVCPHCGRSAEPELEFCQWCSTRLDEPDARAESENKA, encoded by the coding sequence ATGGGGTATGGCCACTCACAGAAGCGGCCGTGGTTAGCGGTCGTCCTCGGCGTGGTCGTGACCGGATTGGGACACGCGTATCTGGGCCGGTGGCGACGAGCGGTCGCATGGCTTTCGGTCGACCTCGGAGTAGCGACCTTCGTGACGCCCGAAGTGACGTTGCAGGCGCTCGCAACGGGTGCGCAGCTTCCGACCGCGGAACTCGTTCCCATCTTCGCCGTGACCTCTATCAGCATCGCGGACGCCTACTTGCTCGCACACCGAGCGGGGTCCAACTCGCCGTCCGACGACGAATCAGGGACAGAGCGGGTCTGTCCGCACTGTGGCCGGTCGGCCGAACCGGAGTTGGAGTTCTGCCAGTGGTGTTCGACACGACTCGACGAACCCGACGCACGCGCTGAATCCGAGAACAAAGCGTGA
- a CDS encoding cation-translocating P-type ATPase, with protein MSSLMSRETTPTEWHSVPEERVFEALDSDESGLSTDEASERLSEFGPNRIREDEAVSPYELFLAQFQDFLIYLLILAALLSIAVGLLPGATPRYEEAGLILLILFANGVFGFFQDYRAEMSIQALRELSTPNSTVLRDGEKVTIDAEDVVPGDVVIIEQGDAIPADARLVEVTALETNESALTGESTTVAKGTDPVPSETPLAERDDMVFMNTTAIKGRGRAVVVETGMNTQVGDIATEIQEAETRETPFQKEVDALGKRIGIGIVGLILVIAVAQFVFTAAGWLSILLTGITLAVAAVPEGLPAVVTLTLAMGSRKILNRDALVRRLPVVESLGSVDVIVSDKTGTLTENQMTVKRVYTAGTNGTVTGTGLSTAGEFRHDGDDADRERLVPLLTCGAYCNDAERAPDSADDPYYGDPTEIALLVSAAKAGIDPEHERLREIPFSSERKRMTVIARESPSTLSDTDGFDAATPTAYMKGAPEVVLDRCTRVLEDDGVRELTAAKREEILDRNRAFGSDALRVLGFAVRPVEDPEDDPERVERDMIFVGLQGMIDPPRAEVSEAIEDCRNAGIRVVMATGDNVQTAGAIAQTIGFGSEEAMDGTTVDTLSDEALREVVENVDVFARVSPHHKVRILKALQENGHNVAMTGDGVNDAPALRNADVGIAMGTRGTDVAQQASDMVLQDDNFVTIRDAIAEGRAIFDNIRKFVNLLLSANAGEVLTVFLGVLVGSFFFPGLFASESDALILTPVMLLWINVVTDGLPALALGTDPKASNVLERPPRGGDESVIDRRMIVSILTIGLTMTVVGLGLFFYGLQAVRDITTAQTLLFTFIVTIEMIVIQVIRSRFDQPLLSNRWLIAAVAVSFGLQLVVLYTSLHTLFDVRSISVGGWELIALGSVVFLLVTGLVERAVD; from the coding sequence ATGAGTTCCCTCATGTCCCGCGAAACGACCCCGACTGAGTGGCACAGCGTTCCCGAAGAACGCGTCTTCGAGGCGCTCGATTCGGACGAAAGCGGGCTCTCGACCGACGAAGCGAGCGAGCGACTGTCGGAGTTCGGACCGAACCGGATTCGGGAGGACGAGGCCGTCTCGCCGTACGAACTCTTTCTCGCCCAGTTTCAGGACTTTCTCATCTACCTGTTGATACTCGCGGCGCTCCTTTCGATAGCCGTCGGACTCCTCCCGGGTGCCACCCCCAGATACGAGGAGGCCGGACTCATCCTCCTCATCCTGTTCGCAAACGGCGTTTTCGGGTTCTTCCAAGATTACCGCGCCGAGATGTCGATACAGGCCCTCCGGGAACTCTCCACGCCGAACTCGACCGTGCTCCGCGACGGCGAGAAGGTGACAATCGACGCCGAGGATGTCGTACCGGGGGATGTCGTCATCATCGAGCAGGGCGACGCCATCCCCGCGGACGCTCGACTCGTGGAGGTGACGGCGCTCGAGACCAACGAATCGGCCCTCACCGGGGAGAGCACCACCGTCGCGAAGGGGACGGACCCCGTTCCCTCGGAGACACCGTTGGCCGAGCGGGACGACATGGTGTTCATGAACACCACCGCCATCAAGGGGCGGGGGAGGGCCGTCGTCGTGGAGACAGGGATGAACACCCAAGTTGGTGACATCGCGACCGAAATACAGGAAGCCGAGACGCGGGAGACGCCGTTTCAGAAGGAGGTGGACGCGCTCGGAAAGCGTATCGGAATCGGAATCGTCGGACTGATACTCGTCATCGCGGTGGCGCAGTTCGTCTTCACCGCGGCGGGCTGGCTGTCGATTTTGCTGACCGGCATCACCCTGGCCGTCGCGGCGGTCCCCGAGGGGTTACCGGCGGTCGTGACGCTGACCCTCGCGATGGGGTCGCGCAAGATACTCAACCGCGACGCACTGGTTCGGCGACTCCCCGTGGTCGAAAGCCTCGGGTCGGTCGACGTCATCGTGAGCGACAAGACGGGGACGCTCACCGAGAATCAGATGACGGTCAAGCGGGTGTACACCGCGGGAACGAACGGAACCGTCACGGGAACCGGCCTCTCGACGGCGGGCGAGTTTCGTCACGACGGCGACGACGCCGACCGCGAACGACTGGTCCCGCTCCTGACCTGCGGGGCCTACTGCAACGACGCCGAACGAGCGCCGGATTCCGCCGACGACCCGTACTACGGAGACCCGACCGAAATCGCCCTGCTGGTGTCGGCCGCGAAGGCGGGCATCGACCCCGAGCACGAACGACTGCGCGAGATTCCGTTCTCCTCGGAACGCAAACGGATGACCGTCATCGCCCGTGAATCTCCCTCGACGCTCTCGGATACGGACGGGTTCGATGCCGCCACGCCAACGGCCTACATGAAGGGTGCCCCGGAGGTCGTTCTCGACCGGTGTACCCGCGTTCTGGAGGACGACGGCGTTCGGGAACTCACGGCGGCGAAACGGGAGGAAATCCTCGACCGCAACCGGGCGTTCGGTTCGGACGCGCTCCGGGTGCTCGGTTTCGCCGTTCGCCCGGTCGAGGACCCCGAGGACGACCCGGAACGCGTCGAGCGGGACATGATCTTCGTGGGACTGCAGGGGATGATAGACCCGCCACGGGCGGAGGTTTCGGAAGCCATCGAGGACTGTCGGAACGCCGGTATCCGGGTCGTCATGGCGACCGGGGACAACGTTCAGACGGCCGGTGCCATCGCCCAGACCATCGGCTTCGGCTCGGAGGAGGCCATGGACGGGACGACGGTCGATACGCTCTCGGACGAGGCCCTTCGAGAGGTCGTCGAGAACGTCGACGTCTTCGCCCGCGTCTCCCCGCACCACAAGGTTCGAATTCTGAAAGCGCTACAGGAGAACGGACACAACGTCGCGATGACGGGCGATGGAGTCAACGACGCGCCCGCGCTCCGCAACGCCGACGTCGGAATCGCGATGGGGACCCGCGGCACCGACGTCGCACAACAGGCCTCCGATATGGTCCTTCAGGACGACAACTTCGTCACCATCCGCGACGCCATCGCGGAGGGCCGCGCCATCTTCGACAATATCCGAAAGTTCGTGAACCTGCTGCTGTCGGCCAACGCCGGGGAAGTGCTTACCGTCTTCCTCGGCGTTCTCGTCGGGAGCTTCTTCTTCCCGGGGCTGTTCGCGTCGGAATCGGACGCCCTCATCCTGACGCCCGTGATGCTCCTGTGGATCAACGTCGTGACCGACGGCCTTCCGGCGCTCGCGCTCGGCACCGACCCCAAGGCGTCCAACGTCCTCGAACGTCCACCGCGAGGTGGTGACGAGTCGGTCATCGACCGACGAATGATCGTTTCGATACTCACCATCGGACTCACGATGACGGTCGTCGGACTGGGACTCTTCTTCTACGGACTGCAGGCCGTTCGCGACATCACGACGGCACAGACGCTCCTGTTCACGTTCATCGTCACCATCGAAATGATAGTCATCCAGGTCATCCGGTCGCGGTTCGACCAACCGCTCCTCTCGAATCGGTGGTTGATAGCCGCCGTCGCCGTGTCGTTCGGCCTCCAACTGGTCGTCCTGTACACGTCGCTGCACACTCTGTTCGACGTGCGTTCCATCTCCGTCGGGGGGTGGGAACTGATAGCGCTCGGGTCGGTCGTATTCCTCCTCGTTACCGGCCTCGTCGAGCGCGCCGTCGATTGA
- a CDS encoding DUF6920 family protein produces MSNRIRVRLGAVTAFALSAITVAIAAVALGNRRTEDEIETHVDELLSDSEPRDGEFSRDDIEELPAPVRRYFTHVLDDGQPHVQVVRLHQRGEFRLGGPDSEWRPLVADQYVTTRPPGFVWDASIDVLPRVPARVLDCYEGGDGVLRAWLLGAVPVASAGPSPEMNEGELLRYLAEAVWYPTALLPAQGVEWEAIDDRSARATLEHRSASASVVFHFNEHDEIERVTAERYRMEDERYESWTGHFRDYRDRNGRRIPVEAEVGWGRPDDDERYWRATIDRIEHRPMGTNRQSDGEL; encoded by the coding sequence GTGTCGAACCGTATTCGAGTCCGCCTCGGCGCGGTCACCGCGTTCGCTCTATCGGCGATAACCGTCGCCATCGCCGCCGTCGCGCTCGGTAACCGTCGCACTGAAGACGAAATCGAAACGCACGTCGACGAACTCCTGTCGGACAGCGAACCGCGGGACGGGGAGTTCTCGCGGGACGACATCGAGGAGCTGCCCGCTCCCGTCCGACGGTATTTCACCCACGTCTTGGACGACGGCCAGCCACACGTACAGGTCGTCCGACTGCACCAACGCGGGGAGTTCCGCCTCGGCGGGCCGGACTCCGAGTGGCGGCCGCTCGTCGCGGACCAGTACGTCACCACGCGGCCGCCGGGGTTCGTTTGGGACGCGAGCATCGACGTCCTGCCGCGGGTTCCCGCGCGCGTCCTCGACTGTTACGAGGGCGGCGACGGGGTGCTCCGTGCGTGGCTGCTCGGGGCGGTTCCGGTCGCGAGCGCCGGTCCGTCACCCGAGATGAACGAAGGGGAACTCCTTCGCTATCTCGCCGAAGCCGTCTGGTATCCGACCGCGCTCCTCCCCGCGCAGGGCGTCGAATGGGAGGCCATCGACGACCGGTCCGCGAGGGCGACGCTCGAACACCGATCCGCGTCCGCTTCGGTCGTCTTTCATTTCAACGAGCACGACGAAATCGAACGCGTCACCGCGGAGCGCTACCGCATGGAGGACGAGCGTTACGAATCGTGGACGGGCCACTTCCGGGACTACCGGGACCGCAACGGGCGTCGGATTCCGGTCGAAGCCGAGGTCGGTTGGGGACGACCGGACGACGACGAACGCTACTGGCGGGCGACCATCGACCGAATCGAGCACCGACCGATGGGTACGAACCGGCAGTCCGACGGCGAACTGTAA
- a CDS encoding glycoside hydrolase family 13 protein, translating into MGRDSAWWKEAVVYQIYPRSFYNSDADGIGDLRGIREKVDYLDELGVDVVWLNPVYDSPLVDGGYDVREYRSIHPDYGAMDDWEALRDELHERGIRLIMDMVTNHTSDEHEWFRKSRRGEDPYRKYYWWAGGDPDSPPNNWESFFGGPAWSYDERREAWYLHLFDQKQPDLNWRNPAVREDIFEMLRWWLEKDCDGFRFDVINLISKPSALPDGDPDSTPRGREYFIDGPRVHEYVREMYDRVLSEYDIMTVGETSHITVEEARRFYEDGLDMVFTFQHLHIDRGDTGPWDFDDWDLDELRDATAAWQRGVSEQSWNSLFLGNHDQPRMVSRFGDEGRYRVESAKMLATYLFTLRGTPFVYQGDELGMTNPTFERLDEYRDEETIQQVMLALRSGGVSTFDQIREAVDFWSRDNARTPIPWSDERNAGFTDGEPWIKVCENYPEVNVERERDDEDSVLQYYRRLIDLRHSTPVMVYGRYAQLLDDHPEIYAYLRTPTDGSRSLLVVLNFFDGEPTFRLPNDVSYDRWEKLIGNYESASRDSIREFDLRPYEALVYALE; encoded by the coding sequence ATGGGGCGCGACAGTGCGTGGTGGAAGGAAGCCGTCGTCTACCAAATCTATCCTCGAAGCTTCTACAATTCGGACGCGGACGGCATCGGCGACTTGCGAGGCATCCGCGAAAAGGTGGACTACCTCGACGAGTTGGGCGTCGATGTCGTGTGGCTCAACCCGGTGTACGATTCGCCGCTCGTGGACGGCGGCTACGACGTTCGGGAGTACCGGTCGATACACCCCGATTACGGGGCGATGGACGACTGGGAGGCGCTGCGCGACGAACTCCACGAGCGAGGGATTCGCCTCATCATGGACATGGTGACGAACCACACGTCCGACGAACACGAGTGGTTCCGCAAGTCGCGGCGAGGGGAGGACCCCTACCGAAAATACTACTGGTGGGCCGGCGGCGACCCGGATAGCCCGCCGAACAACTGGGAGTCGTTTTTCGGCGGCCCGGCGTGGAGTTACGACGAGCGGCGCGAGGCGTGGTATCTGCACCTGTTCGACCAGAAACAACCGGACCTGAATTGGCGAAACCCGGCCGTGAGGGAGGACATCTTCGAGATGCTCCGCTGGTGGCTCGAAAAGGACTGCGACGGGTTTCGCTTCGACGTCATCAACCTCATCTCCAAACCGTCGGCGCTCCCCGACGGCGACCCCGATTCGACCCCACGAGGGAGGGAATACTTCATCGACGGACCGCGGGTCCACGAGTACGTCCGGGAGATGTACGACCGGGTGCTCAGCGAGTACGACATCATGACCGTGGGGGAGACGTCCCACATCACGGTCGAGGAGGCGCGACGATTCTACGAGGACGGCCTCGACATGGTGTTCACGTTCCAACACTTACACATCGACAGAGGGGATACGGGACCGTGGGACTTCGACGACTGGGACCTCGACGAACTCCGCGACGCGACCGCGGCGTGGCAGCGGGGCGTCAGCGAGCAATCGTGGAACAGCCTGTTCCTCGGTAACCACGACCAGCCTCGAATGGTCTCGCGGTTCGGCGACGAGGGAAGGTACAGAGTCGAATCCGCGAAGATGCTGGCGACGTATCTCTTTACGTTGCGCGGAACCCCGTTCGTCTATCAGGGGGACGAACTCGGGATGACGAACCCGACCTTCGAGCGACTCGACGAGTATCGGGACGAGGAGACCATCCAACAGGTCATGTTGGCGTTGCGGAGCGGGGGCGTTTCGACGTTCGACCAGATTCGGGAGGCGGTCGATTTCTGGAGTCGCGACAACGCCCGCACGCCGATACCGTGGTCGGACGAACGGAACGCCGGGTTCACCGACGGCGAGCCGTGGATCAAGGTCTGTGAGAACTACCCCGAGGTCAACGTCGAACGGGAACGCGACGACGAAGATTCCGTACTGCAGTACTACCGTCGCCTCATCGACCTCCGTCACTCCACCCCCGTCATGGTGTACGGGCGCTACGCGCAACTGCTGGACGACCACCCCGAGATATACGCGTATCTTCGGACGCCGACGGACGGGTCGCGGTCGCTCCTCGTCGTCCTGAACTTCTTCGACGGAGAGCCGACGTTTCGGCTTCCGAACGACGTCAGCTACGACCGCTGGGAGAAGTTAATCGGCAACTACGAGTCGGCGTCCCGCGACTCGATACGGGAGTTCGACTTGCGGCCGTACGAGGCGCTCGTGTACGCTCTCGAATGA